One region of Pogona vitticeps strain Pit_001003342236 chromosome 1, PviZW2.1, whole genome shotgun sequence genomic DNA includes:
- the TALDO1 gene encoding transaldolase isoform X1: MSVSPVKRPKMESALEQLKQHTTVVADTGDFHAIEEYKPLDATTNPSLILAAAQMPSYQQLVEDAIAHGRKLGGSEDDQVTNACDKLFVLFGAEILKRIPGRVSTEVDARLSFDTEGMVKRARHFIDLYKEAGISKDRILIKLSSTWEGIQAGKILEEQHGIHCNMTLLFSFAQAVACAEAGVTLISPFVGRILDWHVANTDKKAYEPSEDPGVKSVTKIYHYYKKFGYKTIVMGASFRNTGEIKALTGCDYLTISPKLLGELSKDNSKLTPVLNVKDAQTSNLEKIHLDEKSFRWLHNEDQMAVEKLSDGIRKFAADAVKLEQMIKDRMFSAANGN, encoded by the exons ATGTCAGTCTCCCCCGTGAAGAGGCCGAAGATGGAGTCGGCGCTGGAGCAGCTCAAGCAACACACCACCGTGGTGGCCGACACGGGGGACTTCCACG CTATTGAGGAATATAAGCCTCTTGATGCTACAACCAATCCTTCCCTGATATTAGCTGCAGCCCAGATGCCGTCCTACCAGCAACTGGTGGAAGATGCTATAGCACATGGGAGGAAACTTGGTGG GTCAGAAGATGATCAGGTTACAAATGCTTGTGACAAGCTTTTTGTATTGTTTGGGGCAGAAATACTAAAGAGGATACCTGGTCGCGTGTCTACGGAAGTTGATGCAAG GTTGTCTTTCGACACAGAAGGCATGGTTAAGAGGGCCAGACACTTCATAGATCTTTATAAGGAAGCAGGAATTAGTAAAGATCGCATCCTTATCAAGTTGTCATCAACATGGGAAGGAATTCAGGCTGGCAA GATTCTCGAAGAGCAACATGGGATCCATTGCAACATGACTTTGCTGTTTTCCTTTGCTCAAGCTGTTGCTTGTGCAGAGGCGGGTGTCACCCTTATTTCTCCTTTTGTTGGCCGTATTCTGGATTGGCATGTCGCAAATACAGACAAAAAAGCCTATGAGCCATCAGAGGACCCAG GTGTGAAAAGTGTAACTAAAATCTACCACTACTACAAAAAGTTTGGGTACAAAACTATTGTGATGGGAGCTTCATTTCGAAATACTGGAGAAATCAAAGCACTCACTGGTTGTGACTATCTGACCATTTCGCCCAAGCTTCTGGGAGAGCTCAGTAAAGATAACAGCAAGTTAACACCAGTCCTCAATGTCAAAGATG CTCAGACATCCAACTTGGAGAAAATTCATCTGGATGAGAAGTCATTCCGCTGGCTCCACAATGAAGACCAAATGGCTGTGGAGAAATTGTCTGATGGAATCAGAAAGTTTGCTGCTGACGCTGTTAAGCTGGAACAGATGATAAAG gATCGCATGTTCAGTGCTGCAAATGGAAATTAG
- the GATD1 gene encoding glutamine amidotransferase-like class 1 domain-containing protein 1 isoform X1, with protein MKRYPPASSVTGVPSAAMSERLAKPTCLMVASAATAGVSADSFFHSFTLASSAFNLQVATPGGKSIDFTGITEANMRWIQDFRMKSYANPAKLESTDGARYHALLIPDCPGAVTDLANSGYLARILQHFSSENKPICAIGHGVAALCCATNEDKSWVFQEYSLTGPSVYELIRLTSFASLPIIVEDFAKDSGASFSASKADAIHVVLDRHLVTGQNENSTLAAVQNLIFLCNGSRK; from the exons ATGAAAAGATACCCGCCGGCTTCCTCTGTCACGGGGGTCCCCTCCGCGGCCATGTCGGAGAGGCTCGCTAAACCGACGTGCCTCATGGTGGCCAGTGCGGCGACTGCAG GTGTCTCTGCTGATTCCTTCTTTCACTCATTTACACTGGCAAGCTCTGCTTTCAATCTACAGGTTGCTACCCCAGGG GGAAAGTCAATTGATTTCACTGGGATTACTGAGGCAAACATGCGTTGGATCCAGGACTTCCGTATGAAGTCCTATGCAAATCCTGCCAAGCTAGAATCAACTGATG GTGCCAGATACCATGCTCTCTTGATTCCTGACTGCCCTGGTGCTGTGACAGATCTGGCAAACAGTGGTTATTTGGCTAGAATACTACAGCATTTCAGCTCTGAGAATA AGCCTATTTGTGCTATTGGACATGGAGTTGCTGCCTTGTGTTGTGCGACAAATGAGGATAAATCCTGGGTATTCCAAGAATACAGCCTAACAGGG CCTTCTGTATATGAACTGATAAGGTTAACTAGTTTTGCTAGTTTACCCATCATTGTTGAGGACTTCGCAAAAGATTCAGGAGCGTCTTTCAGTG CCAGTAAAGCAGATGCAATACATGTGGTGCTGGACAGACACCTTGTTACGGGACAGAATGAAAATTCTACACTTGCAGCTGTACAGAATCTTATTTTTCTCTGCAATGGCAG CAGAAAATGA
- the GATD1 gene encoding glutamine amidotransferase-like class 1 domain-containing protein 1 isoform X2: MKRYPPASSVTGVPSAAMSERLAKPTCLMVASAATAGVSADSFFHSFTLASSAFNLQVATPGGKSIDFTGITEANMRWIQDFRMKSYANPAKLESTDGARYHALLIPDCPGAVTDLANSGYLARILQHFSSENKPICAIGHGVAALCCATNEDKSWVFQEYSLTGPSVYELIRLTSFASLPIIVEDFAKDSGASFSASKADAIHVVLDRHLVTGQNENSTLAAVQNLIFLCNGRK; encoded by the exons ATGAAAAGATACCCGCCGGCTTCCTCTGTCACGGGGGTCCCCTCCGCGGCCATGTCGGAGAGGCTCGCTAAACCGACGTGCCTCATGGTGGCCAGTGCGGCGACTGCAG GTGTCTCTGCTGATTCCTTCTTTCACTCATTTACACTGGCAAGCTCTGCTTTCAATCTACAGGTTGCTACCCCAGGG GGAAAGTCAATTGATTTCACTGGGATTACTGAGGCAAACATGCGTTGGATCCAGGACTTCCGTATGAAGTCCTATGCAAATCCTGCCAAGCTAGAATCAACTGATG GTGCCAGATACCATGCTCTCTTGATTCCTGACTGCCCTGGTGCTGTGACAGATCTGGCAAACAGTGGTTATTTGGCTAGAATACTACAGCATTTCAGCTCTGAGAATA AGCCTATTTGTGCTATTGGACATGGAGTTGCTGCCTTGTGTTGTGCGACAAATGAGGATAAATCCTGGGTATTCCAAGAATACAGCCTAACAGGG CCTTCTGTATATGAACTGATAAGGTTAACTAGTTTTGCTAGTTTACCCATCATTGTTGAGGACTTCGCAAAAGATTCAGGAGCGTCTTTCAGTG CCAGTAAAGCAGATGCAATACATGTGGTGCTGGACAGACACCTTGTTACGGGACAGAATGAAAATTCTACACTTGCAGCTGTACAGAATCTTATTTTTCTCTGCAATGGCAG AAAATGA
- the TALDO1 gene encoding transaldolase isoform X2 translates to MPSYQQLVEDAIAHGRKLGGSEDDQVTNACDKLFVLFGAEILKRIPGRVSTEVDARLSFDTEGMVKRARHFIDLYKEAGISKDRILIKLSSTWEGIQAGKILEEQHGIHCNMTLLFSFAQAVACAEAGVTLISPFVGRILDWHVANTDKKAYEPSEDPGVKSVTKIYHYYKKFGYKTIVMGASFRNTGEIKALTGCDYLTISPKLLGELSKDNSKLTPVLNVKDAQTSNLEKIHLDEKSFRWLHNEDQMAVEKLSDGIRKFAADAVKLEQMIKDRMFSAANGN, encoded by the exons ATGCCGTCCTACCAGCAACTGGTGGAAGATGCTATAGCACATGGGAGGAAACTTGGTGG GTCAGAAGATGATCAGGTTACAAATGCTTGTGACAAGCTTTTTGTATTGTTTGGGGCAGAAATACTAAAGAGGATACCTGGTCGCGTGTCTACGGAAGTTGATGCAAG GTTGTCTTTCGACACAGAAGGCATGGTTAAGAGGGCCAGACACTTCATAGATCTTTATAAGGAAGCAGGAATTAGTAAAGATCGCATCCTTATCAAGTTGTCATCAACATGGGAAGGAATTCAGGCTGGCAA GATTCTCGAAGAGCAACATGGGATCCATTGCAACATGACTTTGCTGTTTTCCTTTGCTCAAGCTGTTGCTTGTGCAGAGGCGGGTGTCACCCTTATTTCTCCTTTTGTTGGCCGTATTCTGGATTGGCATGTCGCAAATACAGACAAAAAAGCCTATGAGCCATCAGAGGACCCAG GTGTGAAAAGTGTAACTAAAATCTACCACTACTACAAAAAGTTTGGGTACAAAACTATTGTGATGGGAGCTTCATTTCGAAATACTGGAGAAATCAAAGCACTCACTGGTTGTGACTATCTGACCATTTCGCCCAAGCTTCTGGGAGAGCTCAGTAAAGATAACAGCAAGTTAACACCAGTCCTCAATGTCAAAGATG CTCAGACATCCAACTTGGAGAAAATTCATCTGGATGAGAAGTCATTCCGCTGGCTCCACAATGAAGACCAAATGGCTGTGGAGAAATTGTCTGATGGAATCAGAAAGTTTGCTGCTGACGCTGTTAAGCTGGAACAGATGATAAAG gATCGCATGTTCAGTGCTGCAAATGGAAATTAG